A genomic region of Prionailurus bengalensis isolate Pbe53 chromosome D1, Fcat_Pben_1.1_paternal_pri, whole genome shotgun sequence contains the following coding sequences:
- the LOC122483291 gene encoding thyroid hormone-inducible hepatic protein gives METAAIMQVQTKHYPKNCLLTVMDRYSAVVRNMEQVVMIPSLLRDMQFNVHGHRAQDGAPDLYNYFTMLKAIRVDVDHGLLPREEWRSKVADGRASEGENEAAKTEKVEEERILGQLDLEAQFHLHFSSLHHILTHLTLKAEEVTRTYQEITGEAK, from the coding sequence ATGGAAACAGCAGCCATCATGCAGGTGCAAACCAAGCACTACCCCAAGAACTGCTTGCTGACTGTCATGGACCGGTACTCGGCCGTGGTGCGTAACATGGAGCAGGTGGTGATGATCCCCAGCCTCCTGCGGGACATGCAGTTTAATGTGCACGGGCACCGGGCCCAGGATGGGGCCCCTGATCTCTACAACTACTTCACCATGCTCAAGGCCATCCGCGTGGATGTGGACCACGGGCTGCTGCCCCGAGAGGAGTGGAGGTCCAAGGTGGCAGATGGCAGGGCCAGTGAGGGTGAGAATGAAGCTGCAAAGACAGAGAAGGTTGAGGAGGAGAGGATCTTGGGGCAGCTGGACCTGGAAGCCCAGTTCCACCTGCACTTTTCCAGCCTTCATCACATCCTCACCCACCTTACCCTGAAAGCTGAGGAGGTGACAAGGACATACCAGGAGATAACGGGAGAGGCCAAGTAG